Part of the Pseudomonadota bacterium genome, GCCGGCGAGCGCTTGGCGGGCGAGCGCGTCGTCGCTGTCCAGGAAGCAGGGGTCGTCAAAGGCAAAGCGCGCAGCGAGGCGTCGGAATAGCTCCGTATTGCTCAACGCCTCACCCTGCAGGGGAAGCACGGGCTGTGAGCGCTGCAGGTAACGATGGCCGTAGGCCTTGTACAAGTCGCCGTACTCGAAGTGTGTCGGCGCCGGCAGCACCAGGTCGCAGCACGCCATGGAGTCGGTCATGCTGATGTCGCTGCCGACGACGAAGCAATCCGACGACAGCAGCGCCTCGCGCATGCGGTCCTGGCGGGGGTGCACAGCAACAGGGTTGTGGTTGTAGATGAACAGTGCGCGCAGAGGCATCTCAGCGCCAGGCCGCAGCACGTAGCGAGGGATGTCCATGACGTTGAGCTCGCGCACGCCGTCGGGCGCGAGGTCCGGTCGGGCGAGCGCGTCACGGTCGATCGGGAAGTAGCGCGAGGTCTCGCAGATCCCGGCACCAAGAGGGCCGATGTTGCCGGTGAGCGCCATGAGCGAGAACGCACCACGCAGGCCTGCGCTGCCGTTGCGGTTACGCTCCGGGCCCACACCGATGCTCATGCCTGTCGGACGCCTGTTGCGCAACAGTTCAGCGAAGTGTTCTATGAGCTTGGGCTCAACGCCACACAGGCGCGCACCTCGCGTCAGATCGAATTCACAGGCTTGCTGAAGAAAGGCATCAGCGCCGTGAGTATGCTTGGCGATGAAGTCCGCATCTAGCCCGCCCCGGGCCTTGAGCAACGATGCCACCGTATAGGCCAGGGCGACGTCCGTCCCGGGCAGCAAGGGGATGTGAAGATCAGCCCCCTTAGCGATACGCGTGCGCTTGGGGTCGATCACCACGAGCTTGGCCCCGCCCTTCTGCGCATCGCGGATGATCGTCGTCAGGTGCAGGTTGCAGGCGGTGACGTTGTTGCCCCAAACGATGATCAGACGCGAGTGGGCGAGTTCCTGGAAGTCGATGCCGCCTGCATCGCCGAACACCGTCTCCCAGGCAGCGCTCGAGGTGCCGGCACAAAGCGGTGATGCATCGACCTTAGACGCGCCGAGGCGATGGAAGAAGCGCTTATCCATGCTGCCGTTGGCGAGCATGCCCATCGGACCGCCGTAGTACAGAGGCGCGATGGCCTGGCTACCCCAACGGGCGATGACCTCGTTGAAGCGTGCGTGGATGAGATCGAGGGCGTCGTCCCAAGCCACAGGCTCGAAGCGATCATCGCCACACCGTAGCAACGGGGTCAGGATGCGCTTATCCCCGTGCGCCTGCGCCGGAAAGGACTTCACCACCTTCGCGCAGGCCTTGCCCCGCGTGAAGGGGTTGGCGTCGCCGCCGCGCACCCTGACCAGGCGATCCCCCTCGACGATGACTTCGAGGCTGCAGGTGTCGGCGCAATCCAACGGGCAAACGGTCTGCCGCGCTGGGGCGCTGGGCGGGGCGGGCGGGGACGAAGCGCGAGCGGTCATCGACATGCCATCCTACGGTGGGACCAAGGGCATTGTGCATCAACGCGTCCGTCCGATCCGCTCCAGGGCGGAACGCACTCAGAGGCCGCGGGTGCCATCCGAGTTGATCCGCCGTTCAGCAGACCCGCCCGCGGCCCAGCCATGCTGACCAATGCACCTAGCGCAATCCACAGGGTCTAGAGGTGCGGCCACTCGCCCTCAAGTATGGATCTCCAAACTCCCACAGCCCTGCGTTACCACACTACTCTCCGCACAGTTCATCAAGGTAAGCCTTAGCATTGGAGTTCGAACAGACCTCGACACCAAAATCAACCAAGACCTGCGCTACTGTCGTCAACCTGCTGCTCTCTTTGGCTGCGCCGGTTCGACGACGCAGTTCAAACTGGGTGGCAAGCGTATCGACAACCGTATCGTTTGACTTGTTGATCCGAGC contains:
- a CDS encoding molybdopterin-dependent oxidoreductase, with product MTARASSPPAPPSAPARQTVCPLDCADTCSLEVIVEGDRLVRVRGGDANPFTRGKACAKVVKSFPAQAHGDKRILTPLLRCGDDRFEPVAWDDALDLIHARFNEVIARWGSQAIAPLYYGGPMGMLANGSMDKRFFHRLGASKVDASPLCAGTSSAAWETVFGDAGGIDFQELAHSRLIIVWGNNVTACNLHLTTIIRDAQKGGAKLVVIDPKRTRIAKGADLHIPLLPGTDVALAYTVASLLKARGGLDADFIAKHTHGADAFLQQACEFDLTRGARLCGVEPKLIEHFAELLRNRRPTGMSIGVGPERNRNGSAGLRGAFSLMALTGNIGPLGAGICETSRYFPIDRDALARPDLAPDGVRELNVMDIPRYVLRPGAEMPLRALFIYNHNPVAVHPRQDRMREALLSSDCFVVGSDISMTDSMACCDLVLPAPTHFEYGDLYKAYGHRYLQRSQPVLPLQGEALSNTELFRRLAARFAFDDPCFLDSDDALARQALAGADTTLAERALAGAVDMEAEAAEPAMLRGTRCSTPSGRIELYSEAMQAHCGQGLPRFEALGKTRAFTLVTPASEQRVNSTFGGVVSQQDDVRCQIHPDDAKACGVGDGAAVLLLNDLAQVQLVAQLTDDVRPGTLYVPKGAWIADSPSGNTVNALLEDEREPAVGGACYYDCQVDLRLA